The following coding sequences lie in one Moritella viscosa genomic window:
- the ung gene encoding uracil-DNA glycosylase (UDG), with amino-acid sequence MKTWSEFLLHEQQQAYYLELQNFISTERAAGKTIYPKEADVFQAFSLTPLSDVKVVILGQDPYHGPEQAHGLCFSVLPGIKIPPSLRNMYKELTTDLENFTAPEHGYLVEWAQQGILMLNTVLTVEQAKAHSHAKSGWETFTDHVVELLNQQDEEIIFVLWGNHAKKKGRHIDRRRHHVLEGVHPSPLSASRGFFGCQHFSSINTRLQSRHQQTINWQVSGIDSLL; translated from the coding sequence ATGAAAACTTGGTCAGAATTTTTGTTGCACGAACAGCAGCAAGCTTATTATTTAGAGTTACAAAATTTTATTTCGACTGAAAGAGCAGCAGGGAAAACCATCTATCCTAAAGAAGCCGATGTATTTCAAGCTTTTTCATTAACCCCTTTAAGTGATGTGAAAGTGGTTATATTGGGGCAGGACCCTTACCACGGACCCGAACAAGCACATGGATTATGTTTTTCGGTATTGCCAGGCATTAAGATCCCGCCTTCATTACGAAATATGTATAAAGAGTTAACGACTGATCTCGAAAACTTTACAGCACCTGAGCATGGTTATTTAGTGGAGTGGGCACAACAAGGTATTTTAATGTTAAATACAGTGCTTACTGTTGAGCAGGCTAAAGCCCATTCGCATGCTAAATCAGGTTGGGAGACGTTTACGGATCATGTGGTCGAATTGCTAAATCAGCAAGATGAAGAGATCATTTTTGTATTATGGGGCAATCATGCGAAGAAGAAGGGCCGTCATATTGATCGTCGTCGACATCATGTTTTGGAAGGTGTGCACCCATCGCCATTGTCTGCAAGTCGGGGGTTCTTTGGCTGTCAGCATTTTTCTTCTATTAATACACGTTTACAATCACGTCATCAGCAAACTATTAATTGGCAAGTCAGTGGCATTGACAGCTTGCTATAA
- the metF gene encoding methylenetetrahydrofolate reductase, translating to MKYSIELVPRTWETLNTEVEEVSQFSQINTLNIPDLLRFDVRSWDACDRLQDKFDEVIPHLRAIDFDLRNGFPLTDFFRHSKINSVLVVEGDPPQDISHRTYRNTSCELIRIIKKELPYMKVYAAIDQYRTSMRKELDYIHDKIDAGVDGFFTQPFFDLKFLDLYMDMLQDTEVFWGMSPIHSETSKSYWENKNDVVFPSDFEATKEWNINFGRAMIKKVQAKNDNVYFMPIRANASEYLSKLLAED from the coding sequence TTGAAATACTCAATAGAGCTTGTACCCCGTACATGGGAAACCTTAAACACTGAAGTCGAAGAAGTCAGCCAATTTAGTCAAATAAATACGCTAAATATTCCAGACTTACTTCGCTTTGATGTTCGCAGCTGGGATGCTTGCGATCGTCTACAAGATAAGTTTGATGAGGTAATCCCTCATTTGCGTGCTATCGATTTTGATTTAAGAAACGGCTTTCCATTAACTGATTTTTTCCGTCATAGTAAAATCAATTCAGTACTTGTCGTCGAAGGCGATCCACCGCAAGATATTTCACATCGAACCTACCGTAATACATCATGTGAACTTATCCGAATTATCAAAAAAGAACTGCCATATATGAAGGTTTACGCTGCCATCGATCAATATCGAACCAGTATGCGTAAAGAACTCGATTATATTCACGACAAAATTGATGCTGGTGTTGACGGCTTTTTCACTCAACCATTTTTTGATTTGAAATTTCTCGATTTATACATGGATATGCTACAGGATACAGAAGTATTTTGGGGTATGAGTCCAATTCACAGTGAAACAAGTAAGTCCTACTGGGAAAACAAAAATGACGTTGTCTTTCCAAGTGATTTCGAAGCAACTAAAGAATGGAATATTAATTTTGGCCGAGCAATGATCAAAAAAGTGCAAGCCAAAAATGATAATGTCTATTTTATGCCAATTAGAGCGAATGCCAGCGAATACCTTAGCAAATTACTCGCGGAAGATTAA
- a CDS encoding putative hemerythrin, whose protein sequence is MLSLIIKDHEQVDQLLNVLTEQLAELESEQQGVNFTLMGDIVNYLRNYIERYHHPKEDLIYSYYLEHYVEDAAMPNRLASEHQSLNFLSRELSSSLNMIQLDSVMPFGELAAQLKGFINKQRTHIQYETNVVMPLMAEKFTPDDWCHIEHLWKNGSSQERQATAEFNDTYNRLKQQITQAGFTCEAEEDLCLV, encoded by the coding sequence ATGTTATCTCTCATTATTAAAGATCATGAACAAGTAGATCAGCTGTTAAATGTATTAACTGAGCAGTTAGCAGAACTTGAGTCAGAGCAGCAAGGTGTTAATTTCACACTGATGGGTGATATCGTTAATTATTTACGTAATTATATTGAGCGATACCATCACCCAAAAGAAGATCTTATTTACTCGTATTATCTTGAGCATTATGTTGAAGATGCAGCTATGCCGAATAGATTAGCGAGTGAACATCAAAGCTTAAACTTTCTTAGCCGTGAATTATCAAGTTCATTAAATATGATTCAACTTGATTCCGTCATGCCGTTTGGTGAACTTGCGGCACAGTTAAAAGGGTTTATTAATAAGCAGCGTACGCATATTCAATATGAAACGAATGTCGTGATGCCACTCATGGCGGAGAAATTTACCCCTGATGATTGGTGCCATATTGAACATTTGTGGAAAAATGGCTCTTCACAAGAACGGCAGGCTACTGCTGAGTTTAATGATACGTACAACCGACTAAAACAGCAGATCACTCAGGCTGGGTTTACTTGCGAA
- the nfo gene encoding endonuclease IV: MEQKMTKFIGAHVSAAGGVWNAPKNAHDLGATAFALFTKNQRRWDAKALSPDDIRKFKANCKRYNFTSAQILPHDSYLINLGHPEAEALEKSRNAFYDEIHRCEQLGLTLLNFHPGSHLKKISESESLKRVAESINLALEKSTSVKAVIENTAGQGTNLGYSFEHLADIIEQVDDKSRVGVCIDTCHTFVAGYDLRTFEACEKTFNDFSSIVGFEYLAGMHINDSKVELGTKVDRHHSLGQGYIGEDAFKFIMQDERFNGIPIVLETIDDTIWANEIAWLQQLATHK; this comes from the coding sequence ATGGAGCAAAAAATGACTAAGTTTATTGGTGCGCACGTATCTGCAGCTGGCGGTGTGTGGAATGCCCCTAAAAATGCCCACGATTTAGGTGCAACCGCATTTGCTCTATTTACCAAGAATCAACGTCGTTGGGATGCAAAAGCACTAAGTCCCGATGATATTCGTAAATTTAAAGCCAATTGCAAACGCTACAATTTTACCTCGGCACAAATTTTACCACACGATTCTTACTTAATTAACCTTGGGCACCCAGAAGCAGAGGCATTAGAAAAATCGCGTAATGCCTTTTATGATGAAATTCACCGTTGCGAACAGCTAGGTTTAACCTTGCTTAACTTTCATCCTGGTAGTCACTTAAAAAAAATATCGGAATCGGAAAGTTTAAAACGCGTAGCAGAATCAATTAATCTTGCGCTTGAAAAATCGACGTCTGTCAAAGCCGTTATCGAAAACACCGCAGGTCAAGGGACTAACTTGGGCTATAGTTTTGAGCACCTTGCCGACATCATTGAACAAGTAGATGATAAGAGTCGTGTAGGTGTGTGTATTGATACTTGCCATACCTTTGTCGCAGGTTATGATTTACGTACTTTTGAAGCCTGTGAAAAAACCTTTAATGATTTCTCAAGTATTGTGGGCTTTGAATACCTAGCTGGTATGCACATTAATGACAGCAAAGTCGAGCTAGGCACCAAAGTTGATCGCCATCACAGCTTAGGTCAAGGTTATATTGGCGAAGATGCCTTTAAATTTATCATGCAGGATGAACGCTTTAATGGTATACCTATAGTATTGGAAACAATAGATGATACTATTTGGGCTAATGAAATAGCCTGGTTACAGCAGTTAGCCACGCATAAATAA